A genomic stretch from Longimicrobium sp. includes:
- a CDS encoding EthD family reductase: MAFILALHKTPADIAAFDAHFDDVHTPLAKSIPGIRSVEVSDGPVMTPEGPAPYHRVGLLRFDSLADLQAGMGSPEGMAAAADLANFSTGGFDILIFDSHET, encoded by the coding sequence ATGGCGTTCATCCTCGCGCTGCACAAGACGCCGGCCGACATCGCGGCGTTCGACGCCCACTTCGACGACGTCCACACACCGCTCGCGAAGAGCATCCCCGGCATCCGCTCGGTCGAGGTGAGCGACGGGCCGGTGATGACGCCGGAGGGGCCGGCGCCGTACCACCGCGTGGGCCTGCTGCGCTTCGATTCGCTCGCGGACCTGCAGGCGGGGATGGGCTCGCCCGAGGGGATGGCCGCGGCCGCGGACCTCGCCAACTTCTCCACCGGCGGCTTCGACATCCTGATCTTCGACAGCCACGAAACCTGA
- a CDS encoding C40 family peptidase, translating to MTKHAAAAEVAALVEAVRAEFAPDPRLAVFEVTVEVRGDAVALVGATSEPEAALALSSRAAGLSGWSAVQDEVQRLPEADPDEMVHALVCSAAAPMLLEAKVTTTQVSQVVLGSRVIVLRRKGRWLQCRSPDGYIGWIHAGYIALCDEAAARAWETGVDGEPAISLGGAVLDPSSSGEVMMRLPWGARVMREGAEVVRLPDGRSGQPTGELVNAALRPLAFPADGAAACESASRWLGSPYLWGGVTFGGVDCSGFVQSVWKLHGRQIPRDSDQQSRFGQEVDPGPEFENLQPGDLCFFAEEPGRVTHVVMSTGGPKIIHASLGNGGVARNDLMGRRSYERELRRLFHNARRVV from the coding sequence GTGACGAAGCACGCCGCCGCGGCCGAGGTGGCCGCGCTGGTGGAGGCCGTCCGCGCCGAGTTCGCGCCCGACCCGCGGCTGGCGGTGTTCGAGGTGACGGTGGAGGTGCGCGGCGACGCCGTCGCGCTCGTCGGGGCGACGTCGGAACCGGAGGCGGCGCTCGCGCTGTCGTCGCGCGCGGCGGGGCTCAGCGGCTGGAGCGCGGTGCAGGACGAGGTGCAACGCCTGCCGGAAGCCGACCCGGACGAGATGGTGCACGCGCTCGTCTGCTCCGCCGCCGCGCCGATGCTGCTGGAGGCGAAGGTCACCACCACGCAGGTCAGCCAGGTGGTGCTGGGGAGCCGGGTGATCGTGCTGCGCCGCAAGGGCCGCTGGCTGCAGTGCCGCTCGCCCGACGGCTACATCGGCTGGATCCACGCGGGCTACATTGCTCTCTGCGACGAGGCGGCCGCGCGCGCGTGGGAGACGGGGGTGGACGGCGAGCCCGCGATCTCCCTGGGCGGCGCCGTGCTCGACCCCTCCAGCAGCGGCGAGGTGATGATGCGCCTCCCCTGGGGCGCGCGCGTGATGCGCGAGGGCGCCGAGGTGGTGCGCCTTCCCGACGGCCGCTCGGGACAGCCCACCGGCGAGCTCGTGAACGCCGCCCTGCGCCCCCTCGCCTTCCCCGCGGACGGCGCGGCGGCGTGCGAGTCGGCGTCGCGGTGGCTGGGGTCGCCCTACCTGTGGGGCGGGGTAACGTTCGGCGGCGTGGACTGCAGCGGCTTCGTGCAGTCCGTGTGGAAGCTGCACGGCCGCCAGATCCCCCGCGACAGCGACCAGCAGTCGCGCTTCGGCCAGGAGGTCGATCCCGGGCCGGAGTTCGAGAACCTGCAGCCGGGCGACCTCTGCTTCTTCGCCGAGGAGCCCGGCCGCGTCACCCACGTGGTGATGTCGACCGGCGGCCCGAAGATCATCCACGCCTCGCTCGGCAACGGCGGCGTCGCCCGCAACGACCTCATGGGCCGGCGCAGCTACGAGCGCGAGTTGCGGCGTCTCTTCCACAACGCGCGGCGGGTGGTGTGA
- a CDS encoding GNAT family N-acetyltransferase produces the protein MEIEIAEETADALRDYGRVPIAFEVRSVLEVSAPDGGLGGLVMAERPVDPPYVKDYDAIAGEGPARWAARFDVSRWGFFAARAEGRRVGGAAVAFDTPGVHMLEERRDLAVLWDLRVAPEMRGRGVGAALVRAAEAWAVARGARRMKIETQNINVAACRFYAAMGYDVGAIHRFAYPDLPHETQILWYKDLPVSRSQIGTCVELGRLPSTGG, from the coding sequence ATGGAGATCGAGATCGCGGAGGAGACGGCGGACGCGCTCCGCGACTACGGGCGCGTCCCGATCGCGTTCGAGGTGCGGAGCGTGCTCGAGGTCTCCGCGCCGGACGGCGGGCTCGGCGGGCTGGTGATGGCCGAGCGCCCCGTCGACCCGCCGTACGTGAAGGACTACGACGCCATCGCGGGCGAGGGGCCGGCGCGCTGGGCGGCGCGGTTCGACGTGTCGCGCTGGGGATTCTTCGCCGCGCGCGCGGAGGGGCGGCGCGTGGGTGGCGCCGCGGTGGCGTTCGACACGCCGGGCGTGCACATGCTGGAGGAACGCCGCGACTTGGCCGTGCTGTGGGACCTGCGCGTGGCGCCGGAGATGCGCGGCCGCGGCGTCGGCGCGGCGCTCGTCCGTGCGGCGGAGGCGTGGGCGGTCGCGCGCGGGGCCCGGCGGATGAAGATCGAGACGCAGAACATCAACGTCGCCGCCTGCCGCTTCTACGCCGCGATGGGATACGACGTCGGCGCCATCCACCGTTTCGCCTACCCCGACCTCCCCCACGAGACGCAGATCCTCTGGTACAAGGATCTCCCCGTCTCCCGATCGCAGATCGGGACCTGCGTGGAACTTGGCCGCCTGCCTTCCACCGGCGGCTGA
- a CDS encoding aminotransferase class V-fold PLP-dependent enzyme, with protein MPETTAPLDVRALREREFPHLDGQPPYLNAASMAPLPERARRACDAYNARRAAVHQLRGADFEPTMRRAREAAARLVNADADEIALLPNTSYGINLAAQALKIEPGRRVLVSGFEFPANVYPWLKLAEEGRAPVEIIPPDALGRPDEERLLEEIARGDVAVLALSAVQFATGWNADLARFGRACRAQGTWFVVDAIQALGCIPVDVRAADADILATAGHKWLCAPFGTGFAYVRGELARQLEPAVVGWTAMKAGADLARCVDYRWEFVDDARRFEVSTQAWQDVAGFAEAMELLLETGIERIRGHVFGLIDPLAAWLGEQEDGVIVSGMEPGQRSGVFAFRLGDSERAYAALYRAGVRCALREGAIRIAPHLYNTAEEMATVMDVLERRERW; from the coding sequence TTGCCCGAGACCACCGCGCCGCTCGACGTGCGCGCGCTCCGCGAGCGCGAGTTCCCGCACCTCGACGGCCAACCACCGTACCTGAACGCCGCCTCGATGGCGCCGCTCCCCGAGCGCGCGCGCCGGGCCTGCGACGCGTACAACGCGCGCCGCGCCGCCGTGCACCAGCTGCGCGGGGCGGACTTCGAGCCGACCATGCGGCGCGCGCGCGAGGCGGCCGCGCGCCTGGTGAACGCCGACGCGGACGAGATCGCGCTGCTGCCCAACACCAGCTACGGGATCAACCTCGCCGCGCAGGCGCTGAAGATCGAGCCGGGGCGCCGCGTCCTCGTCAGCGGATTCGAGTTCCCCGCGAACGTCTATCCCTGGCTCAAGCTGGCCGAAGAGGGGCGCGCGCCGGTGGAGATCATCCCTCCCGACGCGCTCGGGCGGCCCGACGAGGAGCGGCTGCTGGAGGAGATCGCGCGCGGCGACGTGGCCGTCCTGGCCCTCTCTGCCGTGCAGTTCGCCACCGGGTGGAACGCCGACCTGGCAAGGTTCGGCCGTGCCTGCCGCGCGCAGGGCACCTGGTTCGTGGTCGACGCCATCCAGGCGCTCGGCTGCATCCCCGTGGACGTGCGCGCGGCCGACGCCGACATCCTGGCGACGGCGGGACACAAGTGGCTGTGCGCGCCGTTCGGCACCGGCTTCGCGTACGTGCGCGGCGAGCTGGCGCGGCAGCTGGAGCCGGCCGTGGTCGGGTGGACGGCGATGAAGGCGGGCGCCGACCTCGCGCGCTGCGTGGACTACCGCTGGGAATTCGTCGACGACGCGCGGCGCTTCGAGGTGTCCACCCAGGCGTGGCAGGACGTCGCCGGCTTCGCGGAGGCGATGGAGCTGCTGCTGGAGACGGGGATCGAGCGCATCCGCGGGCACGTCTTCGGGCTGATCGACCCGCTCGCCGCGTGGCTGGGGGAGCAGGAGGATGGGGTGATCGTGAGCGGGATGGAGCCGGGACAGCGCTCCGGCGTCTTCGCGTTCCGGCTGGGCGATTCGGAGAGGGCGTACGCGGCGCTCTACCGCGCGGGCGTGCGCTGCGCGCTGCGCGAGGGGGCGATCCGCATCGCCCCGCACCTGTACAACACGGCGGAGGAGATGGCCACGGTGATGGACGTGCTGGAGCGGCGCGAGCGATGGTGA
- the thiM gene encoding hydroxyethylthiazole kinase produces the protein MDYPAEVWSALRTLRERSPLVHNITNYVAMDVSANALLAVGAAPAMVHALEEVEEFTGISHALVVNIGTLSPQWVEAMRRGAARAVSLGKPWVLDPVGAGATQYRTQTARELAGRHPTVIRGNASEILAVAGGAEATRGVDSTHASDDALGCAKALAKRLGCVVAVTGAVDYVTDGTRTLSVANGHPMMTRVTALGCSASAIVGAFLAVHDDAVFATAAALSVIGLAGEIAAREAPGPGSFRQHLLDALYLMGERALDGVRIDEA, from the coding sequence ATGGACTATCCTGCCGAGGTCTGGAGCGCGCTGCGCACCCTGCGCGAGCGCTCGCCGCTGGTGCACAACATCACCAACTACGTGGCGATGGACGTCAGCGCCAACGCGCTGCTGGCCGTGGGTGCCGCGCCCGCCATGGTGCACGCGCTGGAGGAGGTCGAGGAGTTCACCGGCATCTCGCACGCGCTGGTGGTGAACATCGGCACGCTGTCGCCGCAGTGGGTCGAGGCGATGCGCCGCGGCGCCGCGCGCGCGGTGTCGCTCGGGAAGCCATGGGTGCTCGACCCCGTGGGCGCCGGCGCCACGCAGTACCGCACGCAGACCGCGCGCGAGCTGGCCGGCCGCCACCCCACCGTCATCCGCGGCAACGCGTCGGAGATCCTGGCGGTGGCCGGCGGCGCCGAGGCCACCCGCGGCGTCGACAGCACGCACGCGTCCGACGACGCGCTGGGCTGCGCGAAGGCGCTGGCGAAGCGGCTCGGCTGCGTCGTGGCCGTCACCGGGGCGGTGGACTACGTGACGGACGGTACGCGCACGCTCTCCGTGGCCAACGGGCACCCGATGATGACGCGGGTGACGGCGCTCGGCTGCTCGGCGTCGGCCATCGTCGGCGCGTTCCTGGCCGTGCACGACGACGCGGTGTTCGCCACGGCCGCCGCGCTCTCGGTCATCGGCCTGGCGGGCGAGATCGCCGCGCGCGAGGCGCCGGGGCCCGGCAGCTTCCGCCAGCACCTGCTCGACGCGCTGTACCTGATGGGCGAGCGCGCGCTCGACGGCGTGCGCATCGACGAAGCGTGA